In Arcobacter ellisii, a genomic segment contains:
- the flgK gene encoding flagellar hook-associated protein FlgK, translated as MLSTLNVSYTGLSAAKTAVENVSNNIANENTPGYKKRVVGLSELGQMDSLFAGRGVSVDGIYRVTSQYMYDKVISENSKSNYYDKLSGMLGNVESVFKETEESGFSVDLNRYFQSIENLRTNPNSEIYKSALKNEGGILVETLQNIYSTIQKQQDAEKTELNANVEKINSLLKEIGDVNDKIVKYATATNDLYDKRDQLELELSNYVDITVNRDEDFYELKIGDSVAISNNTIVRTVDVINNDSSQIDKFNHINYDSVTNTFTTYDSLKYNEDLTSKNLDLNDVVTYKLNNEFEVSVTIGESITMDWDGDGTETTEIVDDTNLTRAIVHKINSNPDFNDLVVAYNGDYSIDSNGNKITNDIKDNFLRVESKFPGIDNSFDARVSIVKRDNTDSTIIDSRESLYKNEDESKTAISDVSIGIYGREVSLKTGIVKAQVDNLSTSSANNKFQTYFDKLDAFAQTLADITDKYIKTGTDSYIYGEAASDDEDSGVINSLGLFSGSSVMTLKFNKNAVNDLKQLELDYLATIQWKTDLSFEGKGQGVNSSNDTSLLEFYRELRVSVSADKENSNFLLETQDSITQSVKSSYDNLVKVDKDDEMLDLMKFQSAYTANAKIVTAIDEMLQTLLGLKR; from the coding sequence ATGTTGAGTACATTAAATGTATCATATACTGGGCTTAGTGCTGCAAAAACTGCAGTTGAAAATGTATCAAACAACATAGCTAATGAAAATACTCCTGGTTATAAAAAAAGAGTAGTTGGACTTAGTGAACTTGGACAAATGGACTCATTGTTTGCAGGTCGTGGTGTAAGTGTTGATGGTATTTATCGAGTAACTTCACAATATATGTATGATAAAGTAATAAGTGAAAATAGTAAGTCAAATTATTACGATAAATTATCAGGTATGTTAGGTAATGTTGAATCAGTTTTTAAAGAGACAGAAGAGAGTGGTTTTTCTGTTGATTTGAATAGATATTTTCAATCAATTGAGAATTTAAGAACAAATCCTAATTCTGAAATTTACAAAAGTGCATTAAAAAATGAAGGTGGGATTTTAGTTGAAACTTTACAAAATATCTATTCAACAATTCAAAAACAACAAGATGCAGAAAAAACTGAATTAAATGCAAATGTTGAAAAAATCAATTCTCTTTTAAAAGAGATTGGTGATGTAAATGATAAAATAGTTAAATATGCAACAGCAACAAATGATTTATATGATAAGAGAGATCAATTAGAATTAGAATTATCAAATTATGTTGATATAACTGTAAATAGAGATGAAGATTTTTATGAATTAAAAATAGGTGATTCTGTTGCTATAAGTAATAATACAATTGTAAGAACAGTGGATGTAATTAATAATGATAGTTCACAAATTGATAAATTTAATCATATTAATTATGATAGTGTAACGAATACGTTTACAACTTATGATTCATTAAAATATAATGAAGATTTAACTTCTAAAAATCTTGATTTGAATGATGTAGTAACTTATAAGTTAAATAATGAGTTTGAAGTTTCTGTCACAATTGGTGAGTCAATTACAATGGACTGGGATGGAGATGGAACAGAAACAACTGAAATTGTAGATGATACAAATTTAACTAGAGCAATTGTTCATAAAATTAATAGTAATCCAGATTTTAATGATTTAGTGGTCGCTTATAATGGTGATTATTCTATAGATTCAAATGGAAATAAAATTACTAATGATATTAAAGATAATTTTTTAAGAGTTGAATCAAAATTTCCAGGAATCGATAATTCATTTGATGCAAGAGTTAGTATCGTAAAAAGAGATAATACTGATTCAACAATTATTGATAGTAGAGAATCATTATATAAAAATGAAGATGAAAGTAAAACAGCCATAAGTGACGTTTCAATAGGAATTTATGGAAGAGAAGTAAGCTTAAAAACAGGAATAGTAAAAGCTCAAGTTGATAATTTATCAACAAGTTCTGCAAATAATAAATTCCAAACATATTTTGATAAGTTAGATGCTTTTGCTCAAACATTAGCTGATATAACTGATAAATATATTAAAACAGGAACAGATAGTTATATTTATGGTGAAGCTGCTTCTGATGATGAGGATTCTGGAGTAATAAATTCTTTAGGATTATTTAGTGGTTCTAGTGTAATGACATTAAAGTTTAACAAAAATGCTGTAAATGATTTAAAGCAGTTGGAATTAGATTATTTAGCAACTATTCAATGGAAAACAGATTTGTCATTTGAAGGTAAAGGACAAGGAGTTAATTCTAGTAATGATACCTCTTTACTTGAGTTTTATAGAGAGTTAAGAGTAAGTGTTTCAGCAGATAAAGAAAATTCAAATTTTTTATTAGAGACACAAGATAGTATTACACAATCTGTTAAAAGTTCTTATGACAATTTAGTAAAAGTAGATAAAGATGATGAGATGTTGGATTTGATGAAGTTCCAATCAGCTTATACAGCAAATGCAAAGATTGTGACAGCAATAGATGAAATGTTACAAACATTATTAGGACTTAA